gcttcgaccaagtagataagatcggatgtatttagttacatcggactaggaccgatattgattattgattgataaataagtatcgttgttatcaaatctaatcaatgtcacaacgttgaccatatattaagtcgatcttaattctgagtgataatattctgctaattatattatttaaatcttttgacttgttcgttaccagcttaccctacggtctagcccatacttacatcttggagatttattagtgtaatttagtgggagtattattcatagatacgaaatctataacttctgtatgagaagtgaaaacatgatttccttaattgctttgttcaaaaggttaaatgattgagatctcatttctgtgattaagttcacagaaatatcatttataaggaacttagtgggagttaaggataaaatactgatgaggggtaaaacggtaatttgcacccagctcattagtaattcatcgatagaggattgactgattgtaatggttataacaatggataacgtatttatggttttgaaaatacgttctatgaatttaagagttcaattccgagtctatagtggagtcacgaggaattaataagatagtgaaattattcgtaaataaattcacggtaacttgttggagcttgatttcatggatccatggtccctgcatcacctttgagtaaatcatctagaatgtctcaattaattgatttaattatcaattaggatttttaaagttgactaggtcaattttggaaaatttacagagaaatgagatttagataataaaagagaatctttgggtaaatttattaatattgataaattggtatcaatataaataaataatattaaatcaagtttcaaattataattagttaatttgaataaggatttaattaattaattataaataaataaataaataaataaaaggttttgaatttaggcccagttgggatttaaattcaaaacaaagagattgggcccaagtccatttatggcagcccaaggcttttatttttgtttattatttttaattaatttaaatttaaataaatcccattaagttgcctatataagaaatatgatatctagggttttaaggaagcaagtcagtctcagttgatttgggtaagtgaaaacctagacactctaatcctttcttagccacattctcttcttcttttctagatctctatctcatgtgttgagaactagcccacactagttctaggttgatcaaaggcttggtgaggaagactgtgttgctgatcttgttcaatctcttgataatactctgctacagaaaggaatcaagggttagagagattgaaggatggagttgttccagttccgctgcgtaatgtaagtttttactttactctgtatttgtatcaatttcataggagcatgttctaggaatttgcatgtttgtttgataatatttaaattgcatgaaaataaataaagatcctgcaatgagtttttcctacatgtacatagccagctgttcggtcgccatggtcgaggagtggatcaggacagagattgcctaattgtctgttttgccttaatatggctaacactgtatttagtccttgaatcttttgtaagcagtttcaaacttaacatttttgggatcccgtgcaaacaggaaatgtttctttatgaaagtgtgacttttgagaccaaaacattttaaccctagttcatttatagtttcaataacacgatttaaattaaatgacttgattatcaagtctagcactttataaacacacagtgtaacggtcttggctatccaggacattacataggtcgtgccagtgggaccaggacagacccgattagtttgtgagtttctgaaGGTGTTTCCAGAGAATCTACCAGGGTTACCTCCATATagaggagattgagtttgtgattgaattggcgctagggacagagccagtgtctagggaaccttataggatggctccagctgagctgaaggaactaaaggttcaactataggagttactagacttgggttttatcaggcccagtctCTCGcctggggagcaccagttctcttcgtgaagaagaaagatggttctatgaggatgtgtatcgattatagagaactgaacaagttgaccatcaataacaggtatcctctaccaaggaatgatgatttgtttgattagttgcaggacaggacggtattctccaagatagatcttcaatctggttatcaccaactgaggatcagggaggaggatataccgaagacaacttttcgcaccaggtatgggcattatgagtttttggtgatgtcatttggattgactaatgccccatcaacatttatggatctgatgaatagggtgttcaaggactacctggatcgatttgtgatcgtctttattgatgatatactgatatactctcagtcagagacagaacaTGAACATCACCTCggattggtactacagaggttgaaAGAACACAGGTtgtatgcaaaattcaagaaatgcgagttttggttgccacaggtgactttcttaggtcacatagtcagtaaggatggaattatggtggatccagcaaagattgaggcagaCAGAGATTGGTCAAgaccgaagaatgcttcagagatcagaagtttcttgggatggGCACGTTATTACAGATgatttgtggaggggttttccaagattgcgcCATCACTGATAGTGtagacatgcaagaatcagaagttcatatggtcagacaagtgttaAGCTTctagaagctcaagaagagtttgatcactgctccagttctgagtcttcctacaaatcaggacaagtttgtagtctactgtgacgCCTCGAGGCAGGgcctgggttgtgttcttatgtagacagggaaggtgattgcatatgcatcacgttagttgaaggagtataagcagaggtaccccacacatgatttagaacttgcagtagtggtttttgcactgaaggtgtgacGACACTActtattgttaggaaaatattgttttgcctcaatggaaatgattaaaatattacaactctatgcaataatattacaagtaaatatagattgattaaataaggttacaactctataactgaaaatacaaataaatttaagaaaggaagaagatgatgatgaagaagagaatagtgagaatacaccTCTAAGcaaaaagattacaagtaaaataaagtgtttagatcaaatgaaaagattacaactcttaaacaaaatatacaagtaaatagaacaagagaataagaagaaaagcaatagaataaaagaagaacagaaacacaatcaaactctcacttacacaacctaagtgaagaggattggggatcaccaacttgaacaaggtttaaaacctttgtccaaaagcttatttccccctaactcaagcactaagggatctctctcagatattggaaaagctttttggaattatcaagccttaaggtgtttctagccaagtgctctagtggatagaaaagttgtgtcttacaagtgagctataggctcctatttatagagtttagagacaccctttgaatttcaaattccaccaacctccatggctgttaccaatgtttaattggattaatatggaattaaaaaagagatttgggagttatttgggttttttgagccgttcaacaaatattgaaaaaactgaaaatttggtcagtttttggcctgtggccgcgaccagagacattagtggccgcggccactggtctctgacccacaggccgcggccactgaatgttggtggccgcggccactgaccaatttcagcacaaaagattgtgttgtttttccaaacggttccaaaccctcccaaatgattttgtaactctcaaaacacattattggggttcaaatcatatctctaacagccacatctcatatggctttatgaaattcatctcaatattgtgtaacaacaatcttacacaataaagggtaatatttggaagttacaaatttgtaacaccaaatatgttacattatttggatatatctcatatatctaaatattgtaactctctattatatgttacaatatgtgacacactttgtcacatttatttaatctaaaacattatattataatataatataattttacattatattataaaataatataacacttatatggtgagaagtgtgagatatacactgaccataagggtttaaaatacttcttcacccagaaggatttgaacatgaggcaaagatgttggttagagctggtaaatGATTAtaattgtgagatcctctatcaccctaggaaagccaacatggtagtAGATGCCTTAACCTGGAAGGGTACAGGACAATTGTATAGTGCCAGAAAGATATCAAGGGAATTGGGTGACAATATGGCTAGAGCAACAATTGAATTAGTGGTGGGccaattagccaacatcaccctgcaaTATACTCTTTTGGAGAAGATTAAGGAGAAGCAATTAGATGACCCACAGTTGGGGGAcgttagaggggatgtcctagttggaatagctaaggactatatggtgtcaagcatgggcttgttgagatacaatgatcagatctgcgttccgatggacattgggattagatgggagattctggatgaatctcatactaccccttattctctacatccgggcaccacgaagatgtaccaggatctgaaggttttatattggtggcctaggatgaagagagACATGATTGaatatgtggcaaggtgcctgacttgtcagcaggtcaaggcagagcatcagaggccagcagggctgtTACAGCCtatggatatcccagagtggaagtgggaggacatcacgatagaTTTCGTGGTAGAAtttcccaggacagtgggccagcatgattcaatttgggtcatcgtggatcagtatacgaaatcagctcactttttaccagtgagaACAAATTACACGGTTGgccaatatgcagatctctatgtgagagagatagttcaccttcataggactccgaggtctatcatgtcggatagggaccctatctttacttccaagttttggggaagtttatagagGGTGATGGGTACACAGCTAAAGTTCggcacaacttatcatcctcagaccgatgatcagtctgagaggactatctagatattggaggacatggtgagagcatgtgtattggactttgaagtgTCCTAGAGAAaatatttgcctctaatagagttttcctataacaacagctaccTATCTACtattggaatggcaccttatgagatgttgtatggtaggaagtgcagatcgtcCGTTCACTGTGATgatatgggtgagaggaaatatttgggtcctgaggcagttcagaggaccactaaggctattgagaagattaaagctcggatGCCCGTGTCTCAGAGTACacaaaagagttattcagatccaGGGtagaggaacgtggagttccaggtgggagaccatgtcttccttagggtttcaccactgagaggggggAAGAGATTTGGGAgaaaaaggcaagttgagccctaggtttgtgggacgatttaagatcctagagaggattggtcaggtggcttacaggttggccttaccccctgcactatTTAGTGTGCACAATGTATTCCAAATTTCCATGCtgagaaagtatgtatcagatgatactcatgtattgagttatgaggatctggaactagaGACAGACTTGTGTTATGAGGAGTAgccgattcagattttagacaggaaggacaaggtcctgaggaacaagactatacctttagtcaAGGTATTATTgagaaacaacaaggtcgaggaagcgacctgggagctggaggcggATATGCAGACTCATTATCCCAagctattcaagtaaaatttccaggaaaaaatttctgtaaggagaggatagttgtaacgtctcaaattacctaatatggTTTCGGggcttgattagggggtcaggatggcgatatatggaattatatgcttatatgatatatttgtgtatgattatatgattatgtgagttgtatgataatataactagttatgcatgtttaggagtattaaatatgcatgtggacccgtttcttattataagaacaattttcgtaatttggcctgttatgggcataattgtatatatgtgatatatgtgagagaccacattattatgtgagtttatttgtgttattctgcacgagacgatcctagggagcaagttagcgggaaagtcacaacaggactcaATACCCAACTCGGAGAGAGTCAagaggtattttaggtatttaacACAGTATCGAGTTATTGTgaaatgggaatgaataatttaggatatatttggagttagtgagattatgagAGAATACCGAGGATTTtaaccattttgccctcagggacgtttttggtaccccgagcctcgggattagcttaagttacttaagccttaaggaaacaaaacaaaaaacatatCAAACACTTCTAGCAGCTCTCAACCGATCCTCATTCTCTTTCTTGTTCTAAGTGAATTGCTTAAGGAAACCAAGAGATTTTGTTGGCTgaaaacttggagattgaaggCTTGAACTTGAGAATTGGATTGGCTACAGCTAGGGGAACTTAAATCACAGTTGGGGTAAGGTTCTAACATCTGTTTTTACATGATTTTGTTTaagtttttggtgttcttgagcttataGCTCAAATGTTGGATTATGAGTTTTTGATGGGATTTTCATCcagttttagttgggttttgttgccgaccgaccacccctaggggctagggcTTGGCCGACCACCACTAggaggtttaggcctggtcgacttccctataggtcctggacctatacATTTTTGTTCATcgatcttttttcaatactttgtcgtttttccatGACTTATGATGCCATGTGTCGCTTTTTCATTCGCCatgtcatctcttgaattttgagggataacaattaccttatttagatgaatttattaattttttaaaagtattttatttagatgactttaaaatTAACGGtattagaaaacaataaaaaatattataactaTCAACAATTTTTGTTAACCtcacatttatatatttataatatataaaggtATATATATTTATGGGGCTTCTCCGGTGCACCCCTAAAAAGGGGTTCACCAGTGCACCCCGTTTGTGTTTGACTCAGGAAGTATTTTCGACAAATTTCTTTTTTTATGGTcatatatattatagttatttagactatactataaatttttagaaaattttgaataatttacagtgccgaaaacaatattcaaatagtttgttgcacaCATAACTGTTTTTTTTATGCACGTAGAaagtaacatgtttgaaccttatgttcggcactgtaaattattaagaattttctgaaaatttgtaggatgttctaaataattacaatatacacggttataaaaaaaattcaccaaAAATACTTCATGAGTTAAAAACACCAAAATGGTACACCGATCTGCACCTTTTTAGGGTTGTATCGAAGAACTGTCCTATATTTATTGCATCTAACACAACTAACTTATCGTAAACATCTTAAATAATAGATCAATTGTTCACATTTCCAAAATGTTACATAATTAGTTTCTTTTCTTACATGCTTGAAGGTtattaaaatgataaaaataagaGGTTTGCATAATTTTCTTAGTCAATGCCCTTCAAAGTCAATGAGTAATATATCTTTCTTCATAGACAGTCACATAGTTCATTATTCTCCACCCAATTAACTACATAACCATAACAAACAACCttgtttctctttctttctctccaaacCTTTCCTCTCAAAGTCCAAATCTCTTTCCCTTTTTTACGCTCATGAACACACCACCAGATTTCCCCGGTGGTGGCTGGCAGCCGCCTCCATCGCCGCCCAGGAGATCCCCTCAGCTACAAGGCCCGCGTCCGACCCCACTCAAAGTCAGCAAAGATTCCCACAAAATTCGGAAGCCGCCACAATACCCCCAACCACACCCACAAGTGCGCCATCCTCCGGCGCCGGCCGGTGACAACCAACAACGCCATGAGCCTGTTATAATTTACACCGTCTCGCCCAAAGTCATCCACGCCGAAGTATCCGACTTCATGTCCGTAGTCCAGCGACTCACCGGTCCTTCCCCGGTGCCGTCCCCTTCCGGTGCCGGGGATCTATCCCCAGCGGCAAGGCTGGCCTCAATAGAGAAGACGAGCCCGTCAGATAGGGATAGAGATAGGGAGAGGGCCGGCATCAGCGGAGGTGGCGGCGGAGACTTATGGGATATGGTAGAGGGGGTTGAATTGGGTCAGTTTCCGGGTATACTGTCGCCCGCACCGGCGACTTTGCAGCCGATTTCATCTGGATTTTTCTCGCCGTTGACGGATCTTTCATTTTTAAATGATCTGAGTCCATTTTGGCATAATAGTAACAGCTTCATGCCCAGTCCTTCAGGCTTGCTTTCGGCTCCATTGATTTCCCCAAGTCCATCGTCGTCGGACATCTTCCCCAATTTGTTTGACTTTTAAACCTCAGCTGGTAAAGATTTTTGTGTTTGACTgacttttatattttatattttttattttattttttatttctagtgtagttatatatttttaaatatatatattttttaagaagTAATTTTTGTTTTGCCGGTATATTTGACCGGCTTCTTTAGATGAGTGTAGTTTTTAGAagtaggaaaaagaaaaaaagaagggaCAAAAGAGTGACATTGGGAAAATTCAAAAGAGATGCACTTGTAATTGTAGTTGTCATTTGTTACAATGTAGTTGGAAGTTGCATACCAAGTGGGTAACTTCGGCCTTTTGTTTTGGGTACTCACCTTTGTAATTTTTGTAGCTTATTTCTTTGGGAATCTTATCAGCTTGTTCAGAATTTTTTGGAGTAATCTATAAAAGATACTTTTTTGGTGCGTGCTTGTGTGGATAATTGAGGGCATTTGTTTATCATCCATCCAACAATGTTGTTGAGGAGCATTTAATAGTTTTAGTTTTTATGCGAAGCTTGGTCCAACAGTTTCTCAcaatttcttttcatttttctatGATTACTAACTTTAGTACGCTTGTTATTTTattttggctttttttttttctttctaaatttacCCACTTTAGTAAACTTTTGACGTGTGAGTAATCGAACTTCGAGAAAGCACAAGCACAACTTACACCAGTTTCcttattatgtgttatgaaatcatttacataagtaaaacttggttattattgttttttttatcaaTCATGGGCATCAAATGGCATTGAGATATTGAATCCATAGTATTTGAAGTTAAATAaagataataattataattttcccAATAGCTTTTTCATAGCTTGAGTGAAACAAATTGAAATTAAGATTCCAATAAATGCCCTTGTTCGTGAGTACAATATAAATGTCACTGTTTTGGAATTTGATGTCACGCATTAAACAGTTCGTGCAATAAGGCTTGGGATAAAGACGAAATTAGTCACCCATATTTTGGATGCTAAAATACTCCCAACTTGTCAATTTAATAGCCCACTTATTGTGGCAGTTTTTTCTTCTAGGGTCTATTCAAGTGTAAACACATGTATGTACTTATTTGTAACAAGGGTAAATGTTAGTCAAAGCGTGTGCATTTTTAGTGGAAATGATAATAAGATctaataaataaatcaaattaagtaggataaaaaaaattagcatgAAAGACAAAATTTGGACGATAAAAAGACTTGTCTTCCTATGTTCCTCAAGGATTATTTACAAGAAAAAATAAACCTTCAAACTATACCCAATCCAAGTTCATCTCTAATTAGCTTCAGTAGTAATCTACTCTCAATTCTTCTGCACTATAATTTCACAACAGGATAGGGCAAAATGTCATGTACTTGCCATTTGGGAATTCTTTTTTCCTCCAATCAAAGTGCCAACCTTCTCTCCCTTAATGGCTTTTGAGATGTTTCCCGGTTTGTTTAGGTTGAAGACGACAACTGTATCAATTGAAAGAAGTTCAGGGATCAGGGTAATTACTGCTTTTGATTTTCCAGGAACAAGAATACCGATATACTATTTAAAGTTAAATAGTAACACTTGATTAAAATTAGATTTACTTCGTCTGAACATACCGGGAATATTATTTTCTTGGCACAGAGTAATTGCAGTCATGTCCATAACTGATAGTTCTTTTGAAGTCACTTCCTGGTAAGTCAGAGTTTCAAGAAGACGGGCGTTTGAATTACACCTTGGATCTTCGTCGTAGACTCCATCAACATTTGTAGCTTTCAGCACAACTTCTGCATTAACTGGGACAACAATTGAATACTGACAATTAGTTCAAAACAAGCAGATATTTTCACAACACGTTCACGGGCGAAATTAGTAGCTTTTGAAATAAATAGGACTATACACTACACCTGAACACACTAGATTTAAGAAGAGAGCTCGgtgtcaaaataaataaataaaaagaaaatttcgGAATCTCTACAAGGACATATCAATTGACATTATAACAGATACCAAAAGAACTCAATAAAAAAGGGAGCATCCAATAATAGATTACTTACTTTCTGCACAACGAAGGGCTGCAGCAGTATCTGTGGTGAAAAATGGATTTCCAGTCCCAGCTGCAAAAATTACTACTCTCCCTTTCTCCAGATGCCTCACAGCCCTTCGTCGTATGTAAGGTTCTGCAACTTCTGACATTCTGAATGCAGTCTGCACTCGAGTTGGGATGCCAATACTCTCCATTGTTGCTTGAAGAAATATAGCATTCATGACAGTAGCTAACATCCTGTAAACACGCGCAATAAAATAGCAAGTGAAGAAACAGACTAGACTTGTAGGAGATTGTTTACGTATGCTTAAAGATTCACTTATTTTGGTGTTAAAATTAAGTTTATCTCGAGGACTAATTGAAAGGACAGTAGAAACAAAGTgataaaaataaacaataataatcCGTAGTGCATTCTTTTCTGTAGGCATCAATAAATCGTGTATGTCTTCTATTCTTATCCAGCAATGACagctgcattttttttttcttttacaataagAAATGAAGGAAAGttgcattattttattttatataagatTGAAAGTTGCAATTTACAAGCTATTAGTAGACAGAAAAATGTACAAGAGGTATGTTTAAATAAGCAATGGGATATGTTGCATTTGTAGTTTCATAGTTTTGTTTCCCTTGTATCATGATAAACAATGATAATGTGATATAACAAAATGTAGAGTTCCACACCACCCTCTGCCAAAGTGCAACTTTGGCAAGTGTGCAGAACATAACTAAATAGTCGTAAATTACTTGAAAACATGTCAAGTGAATCTATCAAAAAAATGATTCCAATAAATCGAAACTGCATTCATTAAATCTGAAATTCCAAATACAAGAAATTACCCAATGTAATCAGCCGAGGAACGATCTAGGCCACTACAACCAGCCCATGATGATCCACGAAATATGTTTCCACCACCAACCACAATTGCAACCTGACAATTTTAGGAATTATTTTATTCAACGACAGAAGCCAGAATACTCAACTTTTTATCCTATTGTAAAAAAACCAGAACTAGGTTAAGTGTTATTCACATTTTAGATCGTGTTACATAATTCTTATTTTCAGCTTGAAAGTTTCAATGAAACCTCACAATTCTTCTTTCCCTTATATTTTCTAACATTATTCAGCTCAAAGATGACTCTGGAGTTGAGAAAAAGCCACTACCACTAGAAGTTGAAGTTCTATGACATGTACAACAGCAAGAACAAGTAAAAGTAAAGCTACTATAACTGTGAATGCTTTTGTGCTTTCATGTTTGCATCTAGGCATGCATTCATTTACATAATCAATGCTGTAATGCATACACATTACCTCAAACATATGACAGAAAGGATTAAAAGTGTACCTCAATGCCAAGTCGAGTCACAGCTGCAACCTCTCTTGCAATTGACATTGTAATCTATATTAAGAGATGGTGTAAAAAACCAACTTAAGGAAACATATAAAAATATGAGTCAATAAAAACACTGAAAGCTCACCTTCGGGTCAATGTTCTGTGCCTGATCCCCAGCAAGTGCTTCTCCACTTACTTTAAGTAACACCCTTTGCCATTTGTACGATGATCTTGACATGCCACCTTCATTCATTGTCACCCCAAATGGTGACATAGATGACATTTGGGGGTGCCTGTTAGAAACCATGTAAGTTAGCAAAGTGAGTACGAAATGAAGTGTGAAAAAAAAGCACAcaaaaattgaaagaaataaGAAATATGAGAATAATACACAAATATTGACCAAAGAACAAGCATATACCTATCTTTTAAAGATTTTGAGGTAATCTCTCTTTTCCCTATCcgagaaaaaatatatgtatctCTCATGACTTCAGAAAAACTTCAACCCAACTTATAGACTGAGGTAAAAGAAGCTTCCAAGTAGAATTCTTTAAGAAAGGTTTACTCATAACAATAATTAAGCACTATCGTTTGTATCatctaataataaaaaaattagagttaATTTCCCGATAAAAGCCACATATATAGTTCAAACTCTTCTGTTTGATAAAAGAACCTAAGCTAATCTTATAAGTGAGTAGCATAAACCGAAGCTGAAAATAACAAGAACATTAAGAAAATCAAACCAGAGGAACTTTTTATGGCTGATATATTCATTACGTGGCTATTTAAAGCACAATTTCCACAAGTCATTGCTCTATTTCTCCAGTTGTGCTATAGCAACAAATCTCAGTTTCTTCTCAAAGGAAAAATAGAGCACAGCAAAATACAGTAAAGACAATCCCATACGAGGGTTCTATTTTAAAAGGCACATGGGATGGTCTGGCGTAAAAATTCATAACGAATAACAGTgccagaaaaaaaaaacaagggcCGACCATTCCACTTGGGCATTTCTACAAACATGTAATACACCCAGCAACAAATTCCACTCAAACATGACAAAGAACCATAATTCTGATTACCCAGTATACCATTATAAAGCTTTAATACCTTAGACTCATGGAGTCAGAGGTGGAACCCATATCGGAAGAGGAACAGCAAACAACCAGTGGCTTATAGGAGGTCGGAGTAGCCAGCGTTAAACCATGGAAATGGGTCTTCAGAGAGCCGAGATATGGTTTTGAAAATGAAATTGAAGAACCAAAAGAGAAAGATATGGGGTTGAAGGAGACAACGGAAAATGCCATTAGAGACTTCAACAGGATAAGGAAACGCCTCCCCTGCCGCCCGACTTGTATTCAATTTTTAGAGACTTTCAAGTTTCAAAGTCTCATTCCAAAGATAATTCTTTATTAATTATCTTctttttttgacaaaaattatttattttatttggtgGGAAAAGTGATAAAATAATAGTCCCTTTCTCGGACTAGTGATATCTCGATTTAGAACGATAGAAATATCTTTTATTTGTCACTTTTCTTTCTTAATTTTCGTTAATTCACTTCTATTTTACTATATTTCTTGTGCACTCAATTTAAGTACATAAACATTACACATACTCAGGTAGTACTATTTTTAAACATTAAGTCCAAATTTAGATAAATATTATTAGCTGAAAAAAATAACACGTGTataatatttatatgaatattttaAGCACATATCactaatctaaaaaaaaatagagtaaatAACAACAATATCTTTGTGTACTGTGTAGGTTCCTAAATT
The genomic region above belongs to Humulus lupulus chromosome 1, drHumLupu1.1, whole genome shotgun sequence and contains:
- the LOC133802594 gene encoding uridylate kinase PUMPKIN, chloroplastic — its product is MAFSVVSFNPISFSFGSSISFSKPYLGSLKTHFHGLTLATPTSYKPLVVCCSSSDMGSTSDSMSLRHPQMSSMSPFGVTMNEGGMSRSSYKWQRVLLKVSGEALAGDQAQNIDPKITMSIAREVAAVTRLGIEVAIVVGGGNIFRGSSWAGCSGLDRSSADYIGMLATVMNAIFLQATMESIGIPTRVQTAFRMSEVAEPYIRRRAVRHLEKGRVVIFAAGTGNPFFTTDTAAALRCAEINAEVVLKATNVDGVYDEDPRCNSNARLLETLTYQEVTSKELSVMDMTAITLCQENNIPVVVFNLNKPGNISKAIKGEKVGTLIGGKKNSQMAST
- the LOC133802599 gene encoding protein MKS1-like; its protein translation is MNTPPDFPGGGWQPPPSPPRRSPQLQGPRPTPLKVSKDSHKIRKPPQYPQPHPQVRHPPAPAGDNQQRHEPVIIYTVSPKVIHAEVSDFMSVVQRLTGPSPVPSPSGAGDLSPAARLASIEKTSPSDRDRDRERAGISGGGGGDLWDMVEGVELGQFPGILSPAPATLQPISSGFFSPLTDLSFLNDLSPFWHNSNSFMPSPSGLLSAPLISPSPSSSDIFPNLFDF